Genomic window (Xylanimonas protaetiae):
ACCCGGGCACGGTGCGGCACTGGTTCGGGGACAAGTCGCGGCTGTTCGCCGCGGCGATCGGCCTGTCCGACGTCGACCCGGGCGCTGTCGCCCGCGCGGCCGTGGACGGCCCGCTCGACGGCATCGGGGCGCGGCTCGTCCGGCACGTCCTGGAGGTCTGGGACGCCGACGACGGCGGGGCGGGCATCCGCATGGCCCTCCCGGTGGCGCTCGCGGACCCGGCGCGGAGGGCGCTGCTGCCGCAGTTCCTGGGCGCGGAGGTGCTAGGCCCGCTCGCCGCGCGGCTCGACCCGGGCAGCGCGCGGCTGCGGGCCTCCCTGGCGGCGACGCAGATGGTGGGCGTCCTTCTCGCGCGGTACGTCGTCGGCGTCGAGCCGATCGCGTCGCTGCCGGCCGCCCGGGTGGCCGAGCTCGTGGGGCCGACGCTCGAGCGGTACCTCGTGGGCAGCCTCGACGGCGTGCCTCTTGCCGTGGTGCCGGGGCAGGAGCAGAATTCCTCGCATGGCGAATAACTCGGCCGCGGTCCGGGTCCGCGGCCTCCGCGTCGTCCGCGGCGGCACGACCATCCTCGAGGGCCTCGACCTCGACGTCCCCGCCGGGCAGGTGGTCGGCCTGCTCGGGCCGTCGGGCTCCGGCAAGACGACGCTCATGCGCGCGGTCGTCGGCGTCCAGGCCAACGTGACCGGCGAGCTCACCGTGCTCGGCATGCCTGCGGGCGACGCCGCGCTGCGCCACCGCGTCGGCTACGTGACCCAGGCGGCGTCGGTCTACACCGACCTGTCGGTCGTCGAGAACCTGCGGCACTTCGCGGTGCTCGCCGGGCTGCGCGGGGCCGCGGCGACCGCCGCCGTCGCCCAGGCCGTCGACGCCGTCGACCTCGGCGGGCACGAGAAGCAGCAGGTCCTCTCCCTCAGCGGTGGCGAGCGCTCGCGCGTCTCGCTCGCCGCGGCCCTCGTGGGCGACCCCGAGCTGCTCGTGCTCGACGAACCCACGGTGGGCCTCGACCCCGTGCTGCGGCGCGACCTGTGGGCGATGTTCCACCGCCTCGCCGGGCAGGGCCGGACGCTGCTCGTCTCCAGCCACGTCATGGACGAGGCCACGCGCTGCGACCGGCTGCTGCTCCTGCGGCAGGGCGTGCTCGTGGCCGACACGACCCCGGCCGCGCTGCTCGCGGAGACCGGCGCGCCCGACGCCGAGCAGGCCTTCCTCGCCCTCATCGACAAGGCGGCCGCGCGATGAGCCTCACCCTCGCCACCGCCGGCCGCGTGCTGTCCCAGCTGCGGCACGACCGCCGCACCATCGCGCTCATCATCCTGCTGCCGTGCCTCATCGTCGGCCTCGTGGCCTGGATGTTCGACGGCACCCCGGTGCTCGACCAGTTCGGGCCCGTGCTCGTCGGGTTCTTCCCCCTGTTCGTGATGTTCCTCGTCACGAGCGTGACGATGCAGCGTGAGCGGTCCAGCGGCACCCTCG
Coding sequences:
- a CDS encoding TetR family transcriptional regulator: MTDESVARRGRRPAGHDTRGEIVLAARAEFLAQGYDAASIRGVARRAGVDPGTVRHWFGDKSRLFAAAIGLSDVDPGAVARAAVDGPLDGIGARLVRHVLEVWDADDGGAGIRMALPVALADPARRALLPQFLGAEVLGPLAARLDPGSARLRASLAATQMVGVLLARYVVGVEPIASLPAARVAELVGPTLERYLVGSLDGVPLAVVPGQEQNSSHGE
- a CDS encoding ABC transporter ATP-binding protein, with the translated sequence MANNSAAVRVRGLRVVRGGTTILEGLDLDVPAGQVVGLLGPSGSGKTTLMRAVVGVQANVTGELTVLGMPAGDAALRHRVGYVTQAASVYTDLSVVENLRHFAVLAGLRGAAATAAVAQAVDAVDLGGHEKQQVLSLSGGERSRVSLAAALVGDPELLVLDEPTVGLDPVLRRDLWAMFHRLAGQGRTLLVSSHVMDEATRCDRLLLLRQGVLVADTTPAALLAETGAPDAEQAFLALIDKAAAR